A single genomic interval of Variovorax sp. PMC12 harbors:
- a CDS encoding glycerate kinase type-2 family protein, with protein sequence MTASNPSLAPAPDPRKDPRAFLEHLYRVAVDRALPLSTLGPHLPPPPKGRTLVLGCGKAGGSMVQALEALWPADAPLSGLVVTRYDHIPPRPEGVPQRIELVEAAHPVPDEAGLRAAERILALTKGLTADDLVLCLISGGGSSLLVLPAEGLTLADKQRINTQLLESGASIGEMNCVRKHLSRIKGGRLAAACAPARVVTLTISDVPGDDPAIIASGPTVPDATTCADALAILERYAIDVPAPVRAQLESGALETPKPNDPVFEGHQTHVIATPQQSLEAAARVVRAAGLEAHILSDEMEGESREVGKVHAALARAVALRGEPFARPCVILSGGETTVTIRPRKPGQAKGRGGRGGEFCMGLAGALMGQPGVWALAGDTDGIDGMEDNAGTFVTPDTLARAAAKGMKLSDHMDRNDAYTYFGAIGDLLITGPSHTNVNDFRALLVL encoded by the coding sequence ATGACCGCTTCGAATCCGTCCTTGGCCCCCGCCCCCGATCCACGCAAAGACCCGCGCGCCTTTCTCGAACATCTCTACCGCGTGGCGGTGGACCGCGCGCTGCCGTTGTCCACGCTCGGCCCCCATCTGCCGCCGCCGCCCAAGGGCCGCACGCTGGTGCTGGGCTGCGGCAAGGCGGGCGGCTCGATGGTGCAGGCGCTCGAAGCCCTGTGGCCGGCCGACGCGCCGCTGTCGGGGCTGGTCGTCACGCGCTACGACCATATCCCGCCGCGGCCCGAGGGCGTGCCGCAGCGCATCGAACTGGTCGAGGCCGCGCACCCGGTGCCTGACGAGGCCGGCCTGCGGGCGGCCGAGCGCATCCTCGCGCTCACCAAGGGCCTCACGGCCGATGACCTGGTGCTGTGCCTGATCTCGGGTGGCGGCTCGTCGCTGCTGGTGCTGCCGGCCGAAGGCCTGACGCTGGCCGACAAGCAGCGCATCAACACGCAGCTGCTCGAGAGCGGCGCGAGCATCGGCGAGATGAACTGCGTGCGCAAGCACCTCTCCCGCATCAAGGGCGGCCGGCTGGCCGCGGCCTGCGCGCCTGCGCGTGTCGTCACCCTCACCATCAGCGACGTGCCCGGCGACGACCCGGCCATCATCGCCAGCGGACCGACCGTGCCCGACGCCACCACCTGTGCCGACGCACTCGCCATCCTCGAGCGCTACGCCATCGACGTGCCCGCGCCGGTGCGCGCGCAGCTCGAAAGCGGTGCGCTCGAAACGCCCAAGCCGAACGATCCGGTGTTCGAGGGCCACCAGACGCATGTGATCGCCACGCCCCAGCAGTCGCTCGAAGCGGCCGCCCGGGTGGTGCGCGCCGCCGGCCTCGAGGCGCACATCCTCAGCGACGAAATGGAAGGCGAGTCGCGCGAGGTCGGCAAGGTGCATGCCGCGCTTGCGCGCGCGGTGGCGCTTCGCGGCGAGCCCTTCGCCAGGCCCTGCGTCATCCTGTCGGGTGGCGAGACCACGGTGACGATCCGGCCCCGCAAGCCCGGCCAGGCCAAGGGCCGGGGCGGGCGCGGCGGCGAATTCTGCATGGGCCTGGCCGGCGCGCTCATGGGCCAGCCGGGCGTCTGGGCGCTGGCGGGCGACACCGACGGCATCGACGGCATGGAAGACAACGCCGGCACCTTCGTCACGCCCGACACGCTGGCGCGCGCGGCCGCCAAGGGCATGAAGCTGTCGGACCACATGGACCGCAACGACGCCTACACCTACTTCGGCGCCATCGGCGACCTGCTGATCACCGGGCCATCGCACACCAACGTCAACGACTTCCGCGCGCTGCTGGTGTTGTAA
- a CDS encoding NAD-dependent succinate-semialdehyde dehydrogenase: protein MTATYTDTRLLIDGQWVDAADGKTLDVLNPATGKAIGKVAHAGIADLDRALAAAQRGFEAWRNTPANERAAVMRRAAGLIRERAPEIAKLLTQEQGKPLVEAKGETLAAADIIEWFADEGRRVYGRIVPSRNLAAQQLVLKEPLGPVAAFTPWNFPINQIVRKLGAALATGCSFLVKAPEETPASPAALLQAFVDAGIPPGVVGLVFGNPAEISNYLIAHPIIRKVTFTGSTPVGKQLAALAGAHMKRVTMELGGHAPVIVAEDADVALAVKAAGAAKFRNAGQVCISPTRFLVHNSLREEFARTLVKYTEGLKLGDGLAEGTTIGPLANARRLTAMAHVLEDARKKGATVAAGGERVGDTGNFFAPTVLTDVPLDADVFNNEPFGPIAAIRGFDTLEEAIAESNRLPFGLAGYAFTKSIKSAHLLSQKLELGMLWINQPATPSPEMPFGGVKDSGYGSEGGPEALEAYLNTKAVSILGV from the coding sequence ATGACCGCTACCTACACCGACACCCGCCTGCTGATCGACGGCCAATGGGTCGACGCCGCCGACGGCAAGACACTCGACGTGCTGAATCCCGCCACCGGCAAGGCCATCGGCAAGGTGGCGCATGCCGGCATCGCCGACCTCGACCGTGCCCTGGCTGCCGCGCAGCGCGGCTTCGAGGCCTGGCGCAACACGCCCGCGAACGAGCGCGCCGCCGTCATGCGCCGCGCCGCCGGCCTGATCCGCGAACGCGCCCCTGAAATCGCCAAGCTTCTCACCCAGGAGCAGGGCAAGCCGCTGGTCGAAGCCAAGGGCGAAACCCTGGCCGCCGCCGACATCATCGAATGGTTCGCCGACGAAGGCCGCCGCGTGTATGGCCGCATCGTGCCCTCGCGCAACCTGGCCGCGCAGCAGCTCGTGCTGAAGGAGCCGCTGGGCCCCGTCGCCGCGTTCACGCCGTGGAACTTCCCGATCAACCAGATCGTGCGCAAGCTCGGTGCCGCGCTCGCCACCGGCTGCTCGTTCCTGGTGAAGGCACCTGAAGAAACCCCGGCGTCGCCCGCCGCGCTGCTGCAGGCCTTCGTCGATGCCGGCATCCCGCCCGGCGTGGTGGGCCTGGTGTTCGGCAACCCCGCCGAAATCTCGAACTACCTGATCGCCCATCCGATCATCCGCAAGGTCACCTTCACCGGTTCCACCCCGGTCGGCAAGCAGCTGGCCGCGCTGGCCGGTGCGCACATGAAGCGCGTGACCATGGAACTGGGCGGCCACGCCCCGGTGATCGTGGCCGAGGACGCAGACGTGGCGCTGGCCGTCAAGGCCGCCGGTGCCGCCAAGTTCCGCAATGCCGGCCAGGTCTGCATCTCGCCGACCCGCTTCCTGGTGCACAACAGCCTGCGCGAAGAGTTCGCCCGCACGCTGGTCAAGTACACCGAAGGCCTGAAGCTCGGCGACGGCCTGGCGGAAGGCACGACCATCGGCCCTCTGGCCAATGCCCGCCGCCTCACGGCCATGGCCCATGTGCTGGAAGATGCCCGCAAGAAGGGCGCCACCGTGGCCGCCGGCGGCGAACGCGTGGGCGACACCGGCAACTTCTTCGCGCCGACCGTGCTGACTGACGTGCCGCTGGATGCCGACGTGTTCAACAATGAACCCTTCGGCCCCATCGCCGCCATCCGCGGCTTCGACACGCTCGAGGAAGCGATCGCCGAATCGAACCGCCTGCCGTTCGGCCTGGCCGGCTACGCCTTCACCAAGTCGATCAAGAGCGCGCACCTGCTGAGCCAGAAGCTCGAGCTGGGCATGCTGTGGATCAACCAGCCCGCCACCCCGTCGCCGGAAATGCCGTTCGGCGGCGTGAAGGATTCGGGCTACGGTTCGGAAGGCGGCCCGGAAGCGCTCGAGGCCTACCTGAACACCAAGGCGGTTTCGATCCTCGGCGTCTGA
- a CDS encoding urate hydroxylase PuuD — protein sequence MESYYLDWANLLLRWVHVITAIAWIGASFYFVMLDNSLEKPQDQESLDKGVGGEQWAVHGGGFYNMQKYALAPKKLPDHLHWSYWESYSTWITGFSLFTMSYLWNASTYLIDKSKMDWQPGAAIAVALAFFVVFWMVYDGICQIFGRRKHGDTIVGVLIAIFIAFATWLACHWFAGRAAFLLVGAMMATTMSGNVFFWIIPGQRKNVAALREGKPVDPVHGQRGKQRSVHNTYFTLPVLFAMLSNHYSFTYTHKYNWIVLLLIMLGGAAIRQFFVVRHRFKLGNAGNPLPYAMVGIVVLGLTIVWMKPEPVAAPVVSAAAPAVPFSDVQKVLEQRCFMCHGPAVQMKNVRVDSPEQVAAHAQAIYQQVVVTKIMPMNNATGITDEERALISRWFQAGAKTTN from the coding sequence ATGGAAAGCTACTACCTCGACTGGGCCAACCTGCTGCTGCGCTGGGTCCACGTCATCACTGCCATCGCCTGGATCGGCGCCTCCTTCTACTTCGTGATGCTGGACAACAGCCTCGAGAAGCCGCAAGACCAGGAATCGCTCGACAAGGGCGTGGGCGGTGAACAGTGGGCGGTGCACGGCGGCGGCTTCTACAACATGCAGAAGTACGCGCTGGCGCCCAAGAAGCTGCCGGACCACCTGCACTGGTCGTACTGGGAGAGCTATTCGACCTGGATCACGGGTTTCTCGCTGTTCACCATGTCGTACCTGTGGAACGCGAGCACCTATCTCATCGACAAGTCGAAGATGGACTGGCAGCCCGGTGCCGCCATTGCCGTGGCGCTGGCCTTCTTCGTCGTGTTCTGGATGGTCTACGACGGCATCTGCCAGATCTTCGGACGCCGCAAGCACGGCGACACCATCGTCGGCGTGCTGATCGCCATCTTCATCGCCTTCGCGACCTGGCTGGCGTGCCACTGGTTCGCGGGCCGCGCGGCCTTCCTGCTGGTGGGCGCTATGATGGCCACGACCATGAGCGGCAACGTGTTCTTCTGGATCATTCCCGGCCAGCGCAAGAACGTGGCGGCTCTGCGCGAAGGCAAGCCGGTGGACCCGGTGCACGGCCAGCGCGGCAAGCAGCGCAGCGTGCACAACACCTACTTCACGCTGCCGGTGCTGTTCGCGATGCTGAGCAACCACTACAGCTTCACCTACACGCACAAGTACAACTGGATCGTGCTGCTGCTCATCATGCTGGGCGGCGCGGCGATTCGCCAGTTCTTCGTGGTGCGCCACCGCTTCAAGCTGGGCAATGCGGGCAACCCGCTGCCCTATGCCATGGTCGGCATCGTGGTGCTGGGCCTGACCATCGTCTGGATGAAGCCGGAGCCGGTGGCTGCGCCGGTCGTCTCCGCCGCGGCGCCCGCCGTGCCTTTCTCCGACGTGCAGAAGGTGCTGGAGCAGCGCTGCTTCATGTGCCACGGCCCTGCCGTGCAGATGAAGAACGTGCGGGTCGACTCCCCCGAGCAGGTGGCCGCGCACGCGCAGGCCATCTACCAGCAGGTGGTGGTGACCAAGATCATGCCGATGAACAACGCGACCGGCATCACCGACGAGGAACGCGCGCTCATCAGCCGGTGGTTCCAGGCCGGCGCGAAGACGACCAACTAG